Proteins co-encoded in one Acidobacteriota bacterium genomic window:
- a CDS encoding pentapeptide repeat-containing protein produces the protein MTSARIQCNGFESPGTVPPAHAGGSDHMDAQYYEDQEFDGVDLQEEDLTDKEFESCEFLRCDLSKSDLSGTVFVDCVFRDCNLSLVKLKEAALKTVDLFDCKIVGVDFGKCSDFLFAVSFQNCQLDYSSFFQKKLKATRFADCSLKESNFTSADLTSAVFHNCDLMKASFVQTNLEKADFRTAFNYSLAPELNRVKGAKFSHAGIAGLLGKYDIKID, from the coding sequence ATGACGTCAGCGAGGATCCAATGCAACGGTTTTGAAAGCCCCGGCACCGTTCCGCCCGCTCACGCAGGCGGTTCTGACCATATGGACGCTCAATATTACGAAGATCAGGAATTTGACGGAGTCGATCTTCAGGAAGAAGATCTTACCGACAAAGAATTCGAGAGCTGTGAATTCTTGCGATGTGATCTCTCCAAATCCGATCTCAGTGGGACGGTTTTCGTCGATTGCGTCTTTCGTGACTGCAATCTATCGCTGGTGAAACTAAAGGAAGCCGCCCTGAAAACAGTCGATCTTTTCGATTGCAAGATCGTTGGCGTAGATTTTGGCAAATGCAGCGATTTTCTTTTTGCTGTGAGTTTTCAGAATTGCCAGCTCGACTATTCGTCTTTCTTCCAGAAGAAATTAAAAGCAACGCGGTTCGCGGACTGCTCGCTCAAGGAATCCAATTTCACGTCCGCCGATCTCACTTCTGCAGTGTTCCACAACTGCGATCTGATGAAAGCCTCGTTCGTCCAAACCAATCTCGAAAAGGCCGATTTCCGCACCGCGTTCAATTACAGCCTTGCCCCGGAACTGAATCGTGTTAAGGGCGCGAAATTCTCACACGCGGGAATCGCGGGGTTGCTGGGGAAATATGATATTAAGATCGATTAG
- a CDS encoding DUF1398 family protein, which produces MFTLEQIHEAHSRVTSGADFPQFLQDLIELGVTGNSIFVADGHAEYWDKDGERLVSDAAYPSTEIADACDVDEFKARLKLHQQGGTDYPKFCSDCAETGVDHWTIDMAAMTCTYFDKAGNAVLVEQIPTP; this is translated from the coding sequence ATGTTTACTCTCGAACAGATACACGAAGCCCATTCACGCGTCACAAGTGGTGCGGATTTTCCGCAGTTCTTGCAGGATCTGATCGAGCTTGGCGTTACCGGTAACAGCATTTTCGTGGCCGATGGCCATGCGGAATATTGGGATAAGGACGGAGAGCGGTTGGTTTCTGACGCGGCGTATCCCTCGACAGAAATAGCTGACGCGTGCGACGTCGATGAGTTTAAAGCCAGGTTGAAGCTACATCAGCAGGGCGGTACTGACTATCCGAAATTCTGCAGCGACTGCGCAGAAACCGGCGTCGACCATTGGACGATCGACATGGCTGCTATGACGTGTACCTATTTCGACAAAGCCGGGAACGCTGTGCTGGTCGAGCAAATTCCGACGCCGTGA
- a CDS encoding beta-lactamase family protein: MKKQLKAWALVVLLFVFVSFARADSLDTFITGQMKQRKIPGVSIAVLRDGKVVRESGYGFADLESQTPATKDSVYEIGSISKQFAAEAVMLLVEDGKINLDDPITKYLPANAPEIWQKITTRNLLNHTSGLKDWTEIKEFSYRREYSAEEFVDLVKGFPIGFQPGDNWLYSNTNLPLIGIIVEKASGRTFEEFVTERIIKPLNFPTIRFKHQEDVVANRASGYVLRNDVLKNGEPFRPKVIAASGGILATATDLARWWEAVMKGRVVKPASLDQMLTPTRLNDGRSVAHGFAFFTDMFNGHKVVQHFGSTVGGFGSIVRYYPREKITVSVIGNLEDGGFGAEYIAKRIADHFIPGAFADGMKETPDLTPGQTKNALHILSEIAAGRSTGEMSTNYTAKVPDAFRKQLAENLKQMKSFVYLGREKITTDHFMLDATADEFIRYRMTLPGKKVYYYFRMNKEGKIGWIQVEE; encoded by the coding sequence GTGAAGAAGCAACTTAAAGCGTGGGCTCTGGTCGTATTGCTATTTGTTTTTGTGTCGTTCGCGCGGGCCGATTCGCTTGATACGTTCATCACCGGCCAGATGAAGCAGCGAAAGATCCCGGGCGTATCGATCGCCGTTCTGCGTGACGGAAAGGTCGTGAGGGAGAGTGGCTACGGCTTTGCCGATCTCGAATCGCAAACTCCGGCAACAAAGGATAGTGTCTATGAGATCGGGTCGATCTCAAAGCAATTCGCCGCAGAGGCCGTAATGCTCCTGGTCGAGGATGGTAAGATCAACCTCGACGATCCGATCACAAAATACCTGCCCGCAAATGCTCCTGAAATCTGGCAAAAGATCACGACCCGCAATTTGCTGAATCACACTTCGGGCTTGAAGGACTGGACAGAAATAAAGGAGTTCTCGTACCGACGTGAATATTCGGCGGAGGAGTTTGTCGATCTGGTCAAGGGTTTTCCGATCGGATTTCAGCCGGGCGACAACTGGCTTTATTCGAACACGAATTTGCCGCTGATCGGCATTATCGTCGAAAAAGCGAGCGGGCGGACGTTCGAGGAGTTTGTGACCGAGCGAATAATCAAGCCCTTGAATTTTCCGACCATTCGGTTCAAGCATCAGGAAGATGTCGTTGCAAATCGAGCATCGGGCTATGTTTTGCGAAACGATGTTTTGAAAAACGGCGAGCCGTTTCGGCCAAAAGTGATCGCCGCGAGCGGCGGCATATTGGCAACCGCAACCGACCTTGCCCGCTGGTGGGAAGCGGTGATGAAAGGCCGCGTAGTGAAACCGGCGAGCCTCGACCAGATGCTTACACCGACGAGGCTAAATGACGGCAGATCGGTCGCGCATGGTTTTGCATTCTTTACCGATATGTTCAATGGACACAAGGTGGTGCAGCATTTCGGCTCGACGGTCGGCGGATTTGGCAGCATCGTGCGTTACTACCCGCGGGAAAAAATAACAGTTTCTGTCATCGGCAATCTCGAGGATGGCGGCTTCGGTGCCGAATACATCGCTAAACGCATCGCTGATCATTTTATTCCGGGAGCATTTGCCGACGGTATGAAGGAAACGCCCGATTTGACGCCCGGGCAAACGAAAAACGCGCTTCACATCCTGAGCGAGATCGCCGCCGGTCGATCGACCGGCGAGATGTCGACAAATTATACCGCGAAGGTTCCTGACGCCTTTCGCAAGCAGCTCGCAGAAAATCTGAAACAAATGAAATCTTTCGTTTATCTAGGCCGTGAAAAGATCACAACCGATCATTTCATGCTCGACGCAACGGCGGATGAATTCATTCGCTACCGAATGACGCTTCCGGGAAAGAAAGTCTATTACTATTTCAGGATGAATAAGGAAGGAAAGATCGGTTGGATCCAGGTTGAGGAATAA
- a CDS encoding GatB/YqeY domain-containing protein, whose amino-acid sequence MSLLDTIIADMTTAMRAKEAEKLSTLRMVKANLMNRKIDKGGELTDEEISKALQSLVKQRRDSIEQYEAAGRSDLAAKEKTEIAVIEVYLPQAATPEEIAAAVDAAVASTGASTMKDMGMLMKAALANLAGKTADGKLVSETVKSKLS is encoded by the coding sequence ATGAGTTTACTCGACACAATAATCGCCGATATGACGACCGCGATGCGGGCGAAAGAGGCTGAAAAGCTCTCGACGCTTCGCATGGTCAAGGCCAACCTGATGAACCGCAAGATCGACAAAGGCGGTGAGTTGACCGACGAAGAGATCTCAAAAGCCCTGCAGTCGCTCGTCAAGCAGCGGCGAGATTCGATCGAGCAGTACGAAGCCGCCGGACGCAGCGACCTTGCCGCAAAAGAAAAAACTGAGATCGCCGTCATCGAAGTCTATCTGCCGCAGGCAGCGACGCCTGAAGAGATCGCCGCCGCCGTCGATGCCGCAGTTGCCTCGACCGGAGCTTCGACGATGAAGGACATGGGAATGCTGATGAAAGCGGCCCTCGCGAACCTCGCCGGCAAAACCGCCGACGGCAAACTCGTCAGCGAAACCGTAAAATCGAAACTGTCATAA
- a CDS encoding class I SAM-dependent methyltransferase yields MDDLRETFGDIDIYLFDQIQKGRFVPGMKVLDAGCGGGRNIYWLLQNGFDVFAVDINPDAIGAIQDLAKRLSPGLPQENFQVASLDSLPFADASFDWVICNAVMHFADDREQFDRWLYEQWRVLKPGGAFFARLASSIGIEELLIPTSNGRFLMPDGSERFVVDEQILRDATAAVGGHFLEPIKTTNVENLRCMTTWVLVKDVA; encoded by the coding sequence ATGGACGATCTTCGCGAAACATTCGGTGATATCGATATTTATCTGTTCGATCAGATCCAGAAAGGCCGGTTTGTGCCCGGGATGAAGGTCCTAGATGCCGGCTGCGGCGGCGGGCGAAATATCTATTGGCTGCTGCAAAATGGCTTCGACGTTTTCGCTGTCGATATCAACCCGGACGCGATCGGCGCTATCCAGGATTTGGCAAAAAGGCTCTCTCCGGGGCTTCCGCAGGAGAATTTTCAGGTCGCATCGCTTGATTCGCTGCCATTTGCGGACGCGAGTTTCGACTGGGTGATCTGCAATGCTGTAATGCATTTTGCCGATGATCGAGAGCAGTTTGACCGATGGCTTTACGAGCAATGGCGTGTACTCAAACCCGGCGGAGCATTTTTTGCACGGCTTGCGTCGTCGATCGGCATCGAGGAACTGCTTATCCCAACCTCGAACGGCCGGTTTTTGATGCCCGATGGATCTGAGCGTTTTGTTGTTGATGAACAAATTCTGAGAGACGCAACGGCGGCTGTCGGAGGCCATTTTCTCGAGCCGATCAAGACTACCAATGTTGAAAATCTAAGGTGTATGACGACTTGGGTTCTCGTAAAAGACGTTGCGTAG
- a CDS encoding Gfo/Idh/MocA family oxidoreductase has product MTKVNRRDLLKTLSLSLGASLVLPASGFSESELTAETERVFRSDLQLDKPVTAITLGAGSRGNVYGNYAVSYPKNLDIIGVAEPIKIRNERYTKKHNIPESNRFDTWERVFERPKFADAIIISTPDNLHYAPCMKALEMGYDILLEKPISPSEKECRDILQSAKRNKRIVAVCHVLRYAPYFIKLRELIQSGVLGKVVSIQHLEPIQHIHMSHSYVRGNWHNSKQTTPIILAKSCHDLDILRWMLGKQSKSIQAFGDLSWFRKENAPAGSTARCSDGCKVEKSCPYSALEIYHRKRTWTYVFDLPEKKEEQGDFIMEHLKTTNYGRCVYRMENDQPDHYTTNILFDDNVTASFSMEAFTSYDGRRTRVMGTLGDVVGDMTSMTHTDFLTGKKTEWKQESDGHGGGDWRLVNDWLLAISKKDPSLLTSTIDQSIESHVMGFMAEKSRKTKKVMDIKM; this is encoded by the coding sequence TAGATAAACCCGTTACGGCGATCACGCTCGGAGCCGGATCGCGCGGGAATGTTTATGGGAATTACGCCGTCAGCTACCCGAAGAATCTAGATATCATCGGCGTAGCTGAGCCTATCAAGATCAGGAACGAGCGATATACAAAAAAGCACAACATCCCTGAGAGCAATAGATTCGATACATGGGAAAGAGTGTTTGAGCGTCCGAAATTTGCCGATGCGATCATCATTTCCACGCCCGACAATCTTCATTACGCTCCGTGTATGAAAGCTCTCGAAATGGGATATGACATTCTGCTCGAAAAGCCGATCTCTCCAAGCGAAAAGGAATGCCGCGACATCCTGCAGTCGGCCAAGCGAAACAAACGCATCGTCGCCGTTTGTCATGTCCTGCGTTATGCTCCATATTTCATCAAGTTACGCGAATTGATCCAGAGCGGCGTCCTCGGAAAGGTTGTCTCGATCCAGCACCTCGAGCCTATACAACACATACACATGAGCCATTCCTACGTTCGCGGGAATTGGCACAACAGTAAGCAGACCACGCCGATAATTCTTGCGAAATCTTGCCACGATCTCGATATCCTCCGATGGATGCTTGGCAAACAGAGCAAGAGTATTCAGGCATTTGGCGATCTAAGCTGGTTTAGAAAAGAAAATGCTCCAGCCGGAAGCACCGCGCGGTGTTCAGACGGCTGCAAGGTCGAGAAGTCATGTCCATATTCGGCACTCGAGATCTATCATCGCAAGAGGACGTGGACATACGTCTTTGATCTGCCCGAGAAGAAAGAAGAGCAGGGTGATTTCATCATGGAGCATCTGAAAACAACCAACTACGGCCGCTGTGTTTACCGGATGGAAAACGACCAACCCGACCACTACACCACCAATATCCTGTTCGATGACAACGTCACCGCTTCATTCTCAATGGAAGCCTTCACATCATACGACGGCCGGAGAACCCGCGTCATGGGAACGCTCGGCGATGTTGTCGGCGATATGACCTCAATGACGCACACCGATTTCCTGACCGGCAAGAAAACCGAATGGAAACAGGAATCCGACGGCCACGGCGGCGGCGACTGGCGATTGGTAAATGACTGGCTGCTGGCGATCTCCAAAAAAGACCCGTCATTGCTGACCTCGACCATCGACCAGTCGATCGAGAGTCATGTAATGGGTTTTATGGCCGAGAAAAGCCGAAAAACGAAAAAAGTGATGGATATCAAGATGTAA
- a CDS encoding class I SAM-dependent methyltransferase: protein MTDAWTSRWDERYREDEFAYGEEPNVYLREQLEKLDAGSILFPAEGEGRNAVFAAKLGWDIFAFDISSEGRKKALSLAAKNNVTIDYQVGELQDLNYTDGQFDAIALIYAHFPSEIKSQIHRSLDRYLRPGGVIIFEAFSKKHLEYLARDPKMGGPKDIGSLFSIEEIKADFPNYDALELYETEIDLNEGLYHVGQGSVIRFVGRKITS, encoded by the coding sequence ATGACTGACGCTTGGACAAGCCGATGGGACGAACGTTACCGCGAAGACGAATTCGCGTATGGCGAAGAGCCCAACGTTTATCTGAGAGAACAACTGGAAAAACTGGACGCCGGAAGCATTCTGTTTCCGGCGGAAGGTGAAGGGCGAAATGCGGTCTTTGCTGCCAAACTTGGCTGGGATATCTTCGCTTTCGACATCAGCTCTGAGGGCAGGAAGAAAGCTCTCAGCCTGGCGGCAAAAAACAATGTAACTATCGACTATCAAGTCGGCGAGCTGCAAGATCTGAACTACACCGACGGTCAATTCGATGCCATCGCGCTCATCTACGCTCACTTTCCTTCCGAGATCAAATCTCAGATCCATCGGTCGCTGGACAGATATTTACGGCCAGGCGGCGTGATTATTTTCGAAGCTTTCAGCAAAAAACACCTCGAATATCTCGCAAGAGATCCCAAAATGGGCGGGCCGAAGGATATCGGCTCGCTGTTTTCGATCGAAGAGATCAAAGCCGATTTTCCAAATTATGACGCTCTCGAATTATATGAAACCGAGATCGATCTGAACGAAGGGCTTTATCACGTTGGACAAGGCTCGGTGATCAGGTTCGTCGGTCGGAAGATTACATCTTGA
- the dnaK gene encoding molecular chaperone DnaK: MGKVIGIDLGTTNCCVSVLEGGTVQIISNKEGGRTTPSVVGFTDKDERLVGQIAKRQAVTNAANTLYAVKRLIGRKFESLEVEKMRTTVPFEIVKAPNGDAHIRVLDRVYSPPEISAIVLQRLKLSAEEFLGDKITEAIITVPAYFDDMQRQATRDAGKIAGLEVERIINEPTAAALAYGFGKSKTEKVAVYDLGGGTFDISILEINDGVFEVLSTSGNTFLGGEDFDHRIIDWLVEGFLTEFNIDLRGDRLALQRLKEAAERAKCELSSVTETNISLPFIAADATGPNHINMTLSRAKFEELVQDLVESSVEPCQKALWDAKLQPSDVDKVILVGGQTRSPIITRTVTEVFGKEPSAEINPDEVVAMGAAIQGGVLTGDVKDIVLLDVLPLSLGLETRGGLFVKLISRNSTIPLKNTMTFTTVVDNQQSVEIHILQGEREIASANRSLAKFELVGIPPAPRGVPQVDVSFEIDANGIVSVSAKDKMTGLEQALQITPSSGLSPDEIERLIIEAETSIERDKDEKELIVEKNRLDTLVRNSRRAMSEIGKSFDLQEQQAINEILNEAESMLESGSVEELKIQFDKVEGAANRITTAMLNMS; encoded by the coding sequence ATGGGCAAAGTAATAGGTATCGATCTCGGCACAACAAACTGCTGCGTCTCCGTTCTGGAAGGCGGCACAGTCCAGATCATCTCCAATAAAGAAGGCGGCCGCACAACGCCGTCGGTCGTAGGTTTTACCGATAAAGACGAGCGGCTCGTCGGCCAGATCGCCAAGCGTCAGGCTGTGACTAACGCTGCGAACACGCTGTACGCTGTCAAGCGACTGATCGGCCGCAAATTTGAGTCGCTGGAAGTCGAGAAGATGCGTACGACCGTACCATTCGAGATCGTCAAGGCACCTAATGGCGACGCTCACATCCGCGTTCTCGACCGTGTTTACAGTCCGCCAGAGATATCGGCAATCGTGCTTCAGAGATTGAAGCTCTCGGCTGAAGAATTTCTCGGTGACAAGATCACGGAAGCTATCATCACCGTTCCGGCATATTTCGACGACATGCAGCGTCAGGCGACTCGCGATGCGGGTAAGATCGCCGGCCTTGAGGTCGAACGCATCATCAACGAGCCTACGGCCGCTGCTCTCGCCTATGGATTTGGCAAGAGCAAGACCGAAAAGGTTGCCGTCTATGACCTTGGCGGCGGTACGTTCGATATTTCGATCCTCGAGATCAACGACGGCGTTTTCGAAGTGCTGTCTACCTCGGGCAACACGTTCCTCGGCGGTGAGGATTTTGACCATAGGATCATTGATTGGCTGGTCGAGGGATTCCTCACGGAATTCAACATCGACCTCCGCGGTGACCGCCTCGCGTTGCAGCGTTTGAAGGAAGCCGCTGAGCGTGCAAAATGCGAACTTTCGAGCGTAACGGAGACGAACATCAGCCTGCCGTTCATCGCGGCTGATGCGACAGGGCCAAATCACATCAACATGACGCTCTCGCGAGCCAAGTTCGAAGAGCTGGTCCAGGATCTCGTCGAATCGTCGGTAGAGCCGTGCCAGAAAGCTCTGTGGGATGCTAAGTTGCAGCCTTCGGATGTTGATAAGGTCATCCTGGTCGGCGGCCAGACGCGTTCGCCGATCATTACGAGAACGGTTACAGAAGTTTTCGGCAAGGAGCCGTCGGCGGAGATCAATCCGGACGAGGTCGTCGCGATGGGAGCTGCTATTCAGGGCGGCGTTCTTACCGGCGATGTTAAGGATATCGTCCTGCTCGACGTTCTGCCATTGAGCCTCGGTCTCGAGACTCGCGGCGGTTTGTTCGTCAAACTTATTTCACGAAACTCGACCATTCCGCTCAAGAATACGATGACGTTTACTACGGTTGTCGATAATCAGCAATCGGTCGAGATCCACATTTTGCAGGGCGAACGCGAGATCGCTTCGGCAAACCGCTCGCTCGCGAAATTCGAACTCGTCGGCATTCCGCCGGCACCACGCGGTGTTCCGCAGGTCGATGTTTCGTTTGAGATCGACGCGAACGGCATTGTCAGTGTTTCGGCTAAGGACAAGATGACGGGCCTCGAGCAGGCTCTTCAGATCACGCCTTCGTCGGGGCTCTCGCCGGACGAGATCGAACGCCTCATCATCGAGGCCGAAACGTCGATCGAGCGTGACAAGGATGAAAAGGAACTGATCGTCGAGAAAAATCGTCTCGATACGCTGGTTCGCAACTCACGCCGGGCAATGTCCGAGATCGGCAAATCGTTCGATCTGCAGGAGCAGCAGGCGATCAACGAGATCCTCAACGAGGCTGAATCGATGCTCGAATCAGGCAGCGTCGAGGAACTGAAGATCCAGTTCGACAAGGTCGAAGGCGCCGCCAACCGCATCACGACAGCGATGCTGAATATGTCCTAA
- a CDS encoding class I SAM-dependent methyltransferase, whose amino-acid sequence MSWAESKLEERGRRALERQLDYQEHKSAAYSPHEAELVRTNFLRSQQVRQKLESIKPFRESDMVLEVGSGAHGLVFGIANSFGVGVDPLAVDYKKLFPRIQQTAPTVAAIGEELPFADASFDIVMSDNVIDHATRPFAVVDEIIRVLKPGGLLYFTVNVHHPFYDLASRAHGAWNAIGLKFELSAFADHTVHLSEKQIADVFAKLPLKVFQQNTTIAATKKAQRSAPLTNLDALLKKVFFKNALFEVVGVRTEER is encoded by the coding sequence ATGAGCTGGGCCGAATCAAAGCTGGAGGAACGCGGCCGGCGGGCTCTCGAACGCCAGCTCGATTACCAGGAACACAAATCCGCCGCATATTCGCCGCACGAAGCCGAGCTCGTCCGGACAAATTTCCTTCGTTCGCAGCAAGTCCGTCAAAAGCTGGAATCGATAAAGCCTTTTCGCGAATCCGACATGGTCCTCGAGGTCGGCAGCGGTGCTCACGGCCTGGTTTTCGGCATCGCGAACAGCTTCGGCGTCGGCGTCGATCCGTTGGCGGTCGACTACAAAAAACTCTTTCCACGCATCCAGCAAACCGCTCCGACCGTGGCTGCGATCGGTGAGGAACTTCCATTCGCTGACGCGTCATTCGACATCGTCATGAGCGACAACGTCATTGACCACGCGACGCGGCCGTTCGCCGTGGTTGACGAGATAATCCGCGTTCTAAAACCCGGCGGGCTGCTTTATTTCACGGTCAACGTCCATCACCCGTTCTACGATCTCGCCTCGCGAGCCCACGGCGCGTGGAATGCGATCGGTCTCAAATTCGAACTCTCCGCCTTCGCCGACCACACCGTCCACCTCAGCGAAAAACAGATAGCCGACGTTTTTGCCAAACTCCCGCTCAAAGTTTTCCAGCAAAACACCACGATCGCCGCGACCAAAAAAGCCCAGCGATCCGCCCCGCTGACAAATCTCGACGCGTTATTGAAAAAAGTATTTTTTAAGAATGCTTTGTTCGAAGTTGTCGGAGTCAGAACCGAAGAGCGATAG
- the thiC gene encoding phosphomethylpyrimidine synthase ThiC, which translates to MTSDQVKLPASRKVYVETNGSTVNQNKHNLRIPFREIALSPSKEMDGTIVENAPVRVYDTSGVWTDPAEKCDVREGLPALRREWIVGRGDVEEYEGREILPQDNGYLTKGAEEIAKANERGTLEEFPGLRRAPLRAKPGHCVTQMHYARKGIITPEMEYVAIRENLGRQAEYDNLTKAERSDRSSLNHQHKGESFGASIPTFVTPEFVRDEVARGRAIIPNNINHPESEPMAIGRNFLVKINANIGNSAIASSIEEEVEKMRWSTLWGADTVMDLSTGKNIHATREWILRNSPVPIGTVPIYQALEKVNGKAEDLTWEIFRDTLIEQAEQGVDYFTIHAGVRLPYIPMTAKRTTGIVSRGGSIMAKWCLAHHEESFLYTRFREICEIMRTYDVAFSLGDGLRPGSIADANDEAQFAELDTLGELTKIAWEMDCQTMIEGPGHVPMHLIKENMDKQLEICGEAPFYTLGPLTTDIAPGYDHITSGIGAAMIGWFGTAMLCYVTPKEHLGLPNKQDVKEGVITYKLAAHAADLAKGHPGAQYRDNALSKARFEFRWEDQFNLGLDPEKAKEFHDETLPAEGAKLAHFCSMCGPHFCSMKITQDVRDYANAQNIEAEKALAVGMSEKAREFVATGSEIYHGNLPEGGGDHH; encoded by the coding sequence ATGACCAGCGATCAGGTAAAATTGCCTGCTTCGCGGAAGGTTTATGTTGAGACGAACGGCTCTACGGTCAATCAAAACAAACATAATTTAAGAATTCCGTTTCGCGAGATAGCTTTGTCGCCGTCGAAGGAGATGGACGGCACTATTGTCGAAAATGCTCCGGTTCGCGTGTATGACACGAGCGGCGTTTGGACCGATCCGGCGGAGAAATGTGACGTTCGCGAAGGCTTGCCGGCGTTGCGGCGGGAATGGATAGTCGGGCGTGGCGATGTTGAGGAATACGAGGGCCGCGAGATCTTGCCGCAGGACAATGGTTATTTGACCAAAGGTGCTGAGGAGATCGCGAAGGCGAATGAACGCGGTACGTTGGAAGAGTTTCCCGGCCTGCGTCGTGCGCCGCTCAGGGCAAAACCCGGACATTGCGTTACGCAAATGCACTACGCGAGAAAGGGCATCATTACGCCCGAGATGGAATACGTCGCGATCCGCGAGAATCTTGGGCGACAGGCGGAATACGACAACCTCACAAAAGCAGAACGAAGCGACCGATCGTCTCTGAATCATCAGCATAAAGGTGAGTCGTTCGGAGCGTCCATTCCGACGTTTGTCACACCGGAATTCGTGCGCGACGAGGTTGCTCGCGGTCGGGCGATCATTCCGAACAACATCAATCACCCTGAATCTGAGCCAATGGCCATTGGCCGTAATTTCCTGGTGAAGATCAACGCCAATATCGGTAATTCCGCGATCGCATCAAGCATCGAGGAAGAGGTCGAGAAGATGCGTTGGTCGACGCTGTGGGGTGCAGACACCGTGATGGACCTCTCGACGGGGAAGAATATTCACGCTACTAGAGAGTGGATCCTGCGAAATTCACCTGTACCGATCGGAACGGTGCCGATCTATCAGGCTCTCGAAAAAGTTAACGGCAAAGCTGAAGATCTGACGTGGGAAATTTTTCGCGACACTCTGATCGAACAGGCCGAGCAGGGCGTGGATTATTTCACGATCCATGCGGGTGTGCGTCTGCCGTACATTCCGATGACCGCAAAACGGACGACGGGCATCGTCAGCCGCGGCGGGTCGATCATGGCGAAATGGTGCCTCGCCCATCACGAGGAAAGCTTCTTATACACTAGGTTTAGAGAGATCTGCGAGATCATGCGGACGTATGATGTTGCGTTCTCGTTGGGCGATGGATTGCGTCCGGGCTCGATCGCCGATGCGAATGACGAGGCGCAGTTTGCCGAGCTTGATACGCTGGGCGAACTCACCAAGATCGCGTGGGAGATGGATTGCCAGACGATGATCGAAGGGCCGGGCCACGTGCCGATGCACCTCATCAAAGAGAACATGGACAAGCAGCTCGAGATCTGTGGCGAGGCTCCGTTCTACACGCTCGGGCCGCTGACGACCGACATTGCTCCGGGCTATGATCACATCACTTCGGGCATCGGAGCCGCGATGATCGGTTGGTTTGGCACGGCGATGCTTTGCTACGTCACGCCCAAAGAACATCTAGGCCTGCCAAACAAACAGGACGTAAAAGAAGGCGTTATCACCTACAAACTCGCTGCTCACGCGGCCGACCTCGCAAAGGGACATCCAGGAGCGCAGTATCGCGACAATGCTCTAAGCAAAGCGAGATTTGAGTTCCGCTGGGAAGACCAATTCAACCTTGGCCTCGATCCTGAAAAAGCAAAAGAGTTTCACGACGAAACGCTCCCTGCCGAAGGAGCAAAACTCGCCCACTTCTGCTCAATGTGCGGCCCGCATTTCTGTTCGATGAAGATCACGCAGGACGTTCGTGATTACGCAAATGCTCAGAATATCGAGGCTGAAAAGGCTTTGGCAGTAGGCATGAGCGAGAAGGCGAGGGAATTTGTCGCCACCGGCAGCGAGATCTACCACGGCAACTTGCCGGAAGGCGGCGGCGACCATCATTGA